A part of Paenibacillus sp. sptzw28 genomic DNA contains:
- a CDS encoding superoxide dismutase family protein, translated as MSEKNYSIKHLAVSFLCGSVFFSGVALAAGDKIEANLDRVSLFVQGENKSSADGLYDNGGTQVPESLDYRGTTYVPVRMVSSLLGQPVYWEGNGRSVSIGAPTATFVDAKGQTIGSAVLKQQANGVEITVKVSGLTPGKHGIHIHESAFAGSNFKMADGHFNPEVKKHGLLNPEGHHLGDLPNLVVGENGTAEATFLVENATLEPGKTDSLLGRSIIIHAGEDDEMTDPAGNSGDRVAGANIPM; from the coding sequence ATGAGTGAAAAGAATTATTCTATTAAACACCTTGCCGTATCATTCTTATGCGGATCGGTATTCTTCTCTGGCGTGGCACTAGCCGCCGGCGACAAGATCGAAGCAAACCTGGACAGGGTATCGCTTTTCGTTCAGGGAGAAAACAAATCTTCAGCGGACGGCCTATACGATAACGGCGGCACTCAGGTGCCTGAATCGCTGGACTACCGCGGTACAACCTATGTACCGGTTCGCATGGTGAGCAGCCTGCTCGGTCAACCCGTGTATTGGGAAGGTAACGGGAGATCCGTTTCCATCGGGGCTCCGACAGCCACTTTTGTGGATGCCAAAGGACAAACCATTGGCAGTGCCGTCTTAAAGCAGCAAGCGAACGGCGTGGAAATCACCGTGAAAGTATCCGGCTTGACGCCAGGCAAGCATGGTATCCACATTCACGAAAGCGCATTTGCAGGAAGCAACTTCAAGATGGCAGACGGCCATTTCAATCCGGAAGTAAAAAAGCACGGACTTCTAAATCCCGAAGGCCATCACCTAGGCGACCTGCCGAATCTGGTCGTAGGCGAGAACGGCACAGCCGAGGCGACCTTTCTGGTCGAGAATGCCACGCTGGAACCCGGCAAGACCGATTCGCTGCTGGGACGTTCCATCATTATTCATGCCGGTGAGGACGATGAAATGACCGATCCGGCCGGTAATTCCGGCGATCGTGTCGCCGGCGCCAATATCCCGATGTGA
- a CDS encoding carbohydrate ABC transporter permease — translation MYNKTTGYKIFNGFNHLFLIVMSLICILPLLHVLAVSFSGKSAATANIVNLWPVDFTIESYKQTIDNPAFIRALFYSIYRTVLGTAIGMAVIIFAGYALSKRYTEFKSRNVYMWFFVFTMLFSGGLVPGYILITNLHLINTIWALVLPSALSVYNMILLMNFFRTIPAELEEAALIDGAGLFRILFSIHLPVSLPALATITLFTVVGHWNSWFDGLIYMMDTKKYPLATFLQTVVVQQDFSKMSINPEDMANLSQRTVKAAQIFIGALPVLIIYPFLQKYFVKGIVLGAVKE, via the coding sequence ATGTATAATAAAACGACCGGGTACAAAATCTTCAACGGCTTCAATCATCTCTTCCTGATTGTCATGTCCCTAATTTGCATACTGCCGCTTCTTCATGTATTGGCGGTGTCTTTCAGCGGTAAATCAGCCGCAACTGCTAATATCGTCAACCTTTGGCCGGTGGACTTCACGATAGAATCATATAAACAGACGATCGATAATCCGGCATTTATAAGAGCGCTGTTTTACTCCATCTACCGGACCGTTCTCGGAACCGCCATCGGCATGGCTGTCATCATTTTTGCAGGATATGCGTTGTCGAAGCGTTATACGGAATTCAAGAGCCGGAACGTCTATATGTGGTTTTTCGTATTTACGATGCTGTTCTCCGGCGGATTGGTGCCGGGCTATATTCTGATTACAAATCTGCATCTTATCAACACGATCTGGGCGCTCGTTCTGCCGTCCGCGCTTAGTGTATACAATATGATTCTGCTCATGAACTTCTTCCGCACGATTCCGGCCGAGCTTGAAGAGGCTGCGCTTATCGACGGGGCGGGGCTGTTTCGAATCTTGTTCAGCATTCACCTGCCGGTATCTCTCCCTGCGCTGGCTACAATAACACTCTTCACGGTCGTAGGTCATTGGAATTCCTGGTTCGACGGGCTGATTTATATGATGGACACAAAGAAATATCCGCTCGCCACCTTCCTTCAAACCGTTGTCGTACAGCAGGATTTCAGCAAGATGAGCATCAACCCCGAGGATATGGCCAACTTGTCGCAGCGAACCGTAAAAGCAGCGCAGATCTTTATCGGGGCGCTTCCCGTCCTGATCATTTATCCGTTTTTGCAAAAATATTTCGTAAAAGGCATTGTGCTGGGAGCGGTGAAAGAATAG
- a CDS encoding sugar ABC transporter permease — translation MKSGLQASIAPAHAVKAESKWSRGLKKTWPLHLLILPATVIAIVFHYLPIFGLVMAFQDYKPWLGFFKSEWVGLKHFESLFLFEDSVQVIWNTLIISVLKIVCGLFVPIVVALLLNEIRIVGIKRGIQTLVYLPHFMSWVILGGILIDLLSVKGGLVNRMLVDWFGMQPIFFLGDGDWFRFVVVVSDIWKEFGFGMIIYLAAIAGVNPALYEAAEVDGATRMQQTIHVTLPIMMPIIVVVATLQLGNVLNAGFDQIFNLYNPLVYSKGDVIDTFVYRSAMLKGDFSFATAVGLFKSIISFVLIIFSYRMVYKFANYRIF, via the coding sequence ATGAAAAGCGGTCTTCAAGCATCGATCGCACCTGCTCACGCGGTTAAAGCGGAGTCGAAATGGAGTAGAGGACTGAAGAAGACATGGCCGCTTCATCTGCTGATTTTACCGGCAACGGTCATTGCCATTGTGTTTCACTATTTGCCTATCTTTGGGCTTGTAATGGCCTTTCAGGACTATAAGCCATGGCTCGGCTTCTTCAAATCGGAGTGGGTCGGGCTCAAGCATTTCGAATCGTTGTTTCTGTTCGAAGACTCGGTTCAGGTGATCTGGAACACGCTCATTATCTCGGTATTAAAAATCGTATGCGGGCTATTCGTGCCGATTGTGGTCGCTCTCCTGCTCAATGAAATCCGCATTGTCGGAATCAAACGGGGCATCCAAACACTCGTCTATCTTCCGCATTTTATGTCTTGGGTTATTCTTGGCGGCATTCTTATCGATTTATTGTCGGTTAAAGGCGGTCTTGTCAACCGGATGCTTGTCGATTGGTTCGGAATGCAGCCGATCTTCTTCCTCGGGGATGGCGATTGGTTCCGGTTCGTGGTCGTTGTCAGTGATATATGGAAGGAATTCGGCTTTGGTATGATTATTTATCTGGCGGCGATTGCCGGCGTAAATCCGGCATTGTACGAAGCTGCCGAAGTGGATGGCGCAACCCGGATGCAGCAGACGATTCACGTGACGCTGCCCATCATGATGCCGATAATCGTCGTCGTGGCCACGCTCCAGCTCGGCAATGTGCTCAACGCCGGTTTCGACCAGATTTTCAACCTGTATAACCCGCTCGTATACTCTAAAGGAGACGTCATCGATACCTTCGTCTACCGATCTGCTATGTTGAAAGGCGACTTCAGCTTCGCCACCGCGGTCGGATTGTTCAAGTCGATCATCAGTTTCGTCCTGATTATTTTCTCATACCGGATGGTGTACAAATTTGCCAACTATCGGATTTTCTAA
- the ribD gene encoding bifunctional diaminohydroxyphosphoribosylaminopyrimidine deaminase/5-amino-6-(5-phosphoribosylamino)uracil reductase RibD: MNSDQHFMKLALDMAATAIGKTNPNPVVGAIIVNDGQIVGLGVHRKAGEPHAEVHAFQMASGHTRGATLYVTLEPCSHFGKTPPCAELIRSSGIARVVVAMQDPNPMVAGRGIQLLREEGIEVEVGVLESEARRLNEQFVHHMTHRRPFFISKAAMTLDGKLAASTGHSKWITGEEAQLEVHQIRNEVDAILVGINTVLTDNPHLTTRLPEGGKNPIRIILDSQLRLPDDAHVTDCSEVQTWVVTKLDADPEKVYKLEQMGVEVLSVPETRFGLDLHALSDILHRRGVTSLLVEGGSEVNGSFLRANLIDKWIIYIAPKVLGGRHSITPYGGEDLELMDEAIKVKVHSVRQCGEDICITAYPAYN, encoded by the coding sequence ATGAACTCAGACCAACATTTTATGAAACTCGCATTGGACATGGCGGCTACGGCGATTGGAAAAACGAATCCGAATCCGGTTGTTGGCGCCATCATCGTTAATGATGGACAAATTGTCGGCCTCGGCGTTCATCGTAAGGCGGGTGAACCCCATGCTGAGGTGCACGCTTTCCAAATGGCAAGCGGCCATACAAGGGGAGCAACATTGTACGTTACGCTGGAGCCTTGCTCTCATTTCGGGAAGACCCCTCCTTGCGCAGAACTGATTCGAAGCTCCGGGATCGCACGGGTTGTTGTGGCCATGCAGGATCCGAATCCGATGGTTGCCGGACGCGGCATTCAATTGCTGCGAGAGGAGGGAATCGAGGTCGAGGTTGGCGTACTGGAATCGGAAGCCAGACGACTCAATGAACAATTCGTGCATCATATGACACACCGGCGGCCTTTTTTCATCTCCAAGGCTGCTATGACCTTGGACGGGAAATTAGCTGCGTCAACAGGGCATTCCAAGTGGATCACAGGCGAGGAAGCACAGCTTGAGGTACATCAAATAAGGAACGAGGTCGACGCCATATTGGTCGGGATAAATACGGTATTGACCGATAATCCTCACCTGACCACCCGTTTGCCGGAAGGGGGAAAGAATCCCATCCGTATTATCCTTGATTCGCAGTTGAGGCTGCCGGATGATGCCCATGTAACCGACTGTTCGGAGGTTCAAACTTGGGTTGTCACCAAGTTGGATGCTGACCCGGAAAAAGTATATAAGCTGGAACAGATGGGAGTTGAAGTGCTGTCCGTCCCTGAAACCAGGTTCGGATTGGATCTGCATGCGCTTTCGGATATTTTGCACCGCCGGGGAGTAACCTCTCTACTGGTGGAGGGTGGGAGCGAAGTAAACGGCTCATTTCTACGCGCTAATCTTATTGACAAGTGGATAATTTATATCGCTCCGAAGGTATTGGGGGGACGGCATTCCATTACACCCTATGGGGGTGAAGACTTAGAATTGATGGATGAAGCGATCAAGGTTAAGGTCCATTCCGTTCGACAATGCGGCGAAGATATTTGCATTACGGCCTATCCTGCTTACAACTGA
- a CDS encoding beta-galactosidase, whose translation MTFNLPAAAFRCAPNTYMDMTGANRFRMETTPQGGSISLDAKQYDSSIWTDYGFVTADVYHESHDVLVVLFSFDDEASRSISVHYGILPRVPTRICLPLTALKGEKLFLDRFPGVMQSVIRGDAFVDRSLITRLTISTIPSVASRSLEISGLSLSPSVPQFQYENKPYVDELGQLAGKDWQGKTANPEQLASDLTEEWQLSQINSTFQTDLGRFGGWKRLRFEPTGFFRTKHDGKRWWFVDPDGYALFSAGMDCIHPSDHMRISGMEHLIPPLPDRDGPFRDAWSQQGYSFSVANLIRVFGEEWREKWADLTEHRMKQWGLNTIGNWSAPDYIRQSELPYVYPMDGFPATEKTIFRDFPDVFSPEYERNAEAFSRQLIPMREDPRLIGYFMRNEPHWAFVDGLDLTGQMLKSEVRFASKLQFVEWLIERYDTVDGLNAAWGTLYERFEDLYETGSAEWTDHPGRKEDFTAFNRILIRRYVEVPARACKMADPNHLNLGMRYAWVGSDDVLEGCEAFDVFSVNCYQFAPERSMIEHISKRLDKPVMIGEFHFGAADVGMLAYGIRAVATQDDRGLAYRYFVEQAASIPELIGVHYFQLNDQPVLGRFDGENYQIGVVDVCQQPYRPFVEAMKQAHERMYNIRTGTAEPCANSPVEIPKTGF comes from the coding sequence GTGACATTCAATTTACCTGCCGCAGCGTTTCGCTGCGCTCCCAATACCTATATGGACATGACCGGCGCGAACAGATTTCGGATGGAAACCACTCCGCAAGGCGGGAGCATCAGTCTGGATGCGAAGCAGTATGATTCAAGCATCTGGACGGACTATGGTTTTGTAACGGCCGATGTGTACCATGAATCGCACGACGTTCTCGTCGTGCTGTTCTCCTTCGATGATGAAGCAAGCCGCTCGATTAGCGTCCATTATGGCATACTGCCCCGAGTTCCGACGAGGATCTGCCTGCCTTTGACCGCGCTGAAAGGGGAAAAGCTGTTCCTTGACCGCTTTCCCGGCGTCATGCAATCCGTCATTCGAGGAGATGCGTTCGTAGACCGGAGCCTGATCACCCGGCTCACCATCTCGACCATCCCTTCTGTCGCTTCAAGAAGTCTGGAAATATCCGGTCTGTCCCTCAGCCCGTCCGTTCCGCAATTCCAATATGAAAATAAGCCCTATGTCGATGAGCTGGGACAGCTTGCCGGTAAGGATTGGCAGGGAAAGACGGCTAACCCCGAACAGCTCGCATCCGATTTGACGGAGGAGTGGCAGCTTTCGCAAATAAACAGTACGTTTCAAACGGATCTCGGACGATTCGGCGGGTGGAAACGGCTGCGCTTTGAGCCGACCGGTTTTTTCCGGACGAAGCATGACGGTAAGCGGTGGTGGTTCGTCGACCCCGATGGTTACGCCCTATTCAGCGCGGGGATGGACTGCATTCACCCTTCCGATCATATGAGGATTTCCGGCATGGAGCATCTCATTCCGCCGCTTCCGGACAGGGACGGCCCGTTCCGCGATGCTTGGTCACAGCAAGGATACAGCTTCTCGGTTGCGAATCTGATCCGCGTATTCGGAGAGGAATGGCGGGAGAAATGGGCTGATTTGACGGAGCATCGAATGAAGCAATGGGGGTTGAACACGATCGGCAATTGGTCCGCTCCCGATTATATCCGTCAATCCGAACTTCCTTATGTCTATCCGATGGACGGCTTCCCGGCTACGGAGAAGACTATTTTCCGGGATTTCCCGGATGTGTTCAGCCCGGAATATGAGCGGAATGCAGAAGCGTTCTCTAGACAATTGATCCCGATGCGGGAAGACCCCCGCCTGATCGGTTATTTTATGCGGAACGAGCCCCATTGGGCATTTGTCGACGGTTTGGATTTGACAGGACAGATGCTGAAGTCTGAGGTCCGTTTTGCAAGCAAATTGCAGTTTGTGGAATGGCTGATTGAGAGATATGATACCGTTGACGGCTTGAATGCCGCTTGGGGGACTTTATACGAGCGGTTCGAGGATTTATACGAGACTGGGTCTGCTGAATGGACGGATCACCCGGGACGCAAGGAAGATTTCACCGCCTTTAACCGTATACTTATCCGGCGGTATGTGGAAGTGCCTGCAAGAGCTTGTAAGATGGCGGACCCTAACCATTTGAATTTGGGAATGCGGTATGCATGGGTAGGCAGCGACGACGTGCTGGAAGGATGCGAGGCATTCGATGTGTTCTCGGTCAATTGTTATCAATTCGCCCCGGAACGCAGCATGATTGAGCATATCAGCAAACGGCTGGACAAGCCGGTCATGATCGGCGAGTTCCATTTTGGGGCTGCCGACGTCGGCATGCTGGCCTACGGTATTCGGGCAGTTGCGACCCAGGATGACCGCGGCTTGGCATACCGGTACTTTGTAGAGCAGGCGGCTTCCATACCGGAACTGATCGGGGTTCATTATTTCCAGCTGAACGACCAACCTGTGTTAGGACGCTTCGACGGCGAGAACTATCAAATTGGGGTTGTGGATGTATGTCAACAGCCTTATCGTCCTTTTGTCGAGGCCATGAAACAGGCGCACGAACGGATGTATAATATTCGTACCGGAACGGCGGAACCCTGTGCTAATTCCCCGGTTGAAATACCGAAAACGGGATTCTGA
- a CDS encoding DUF1772 domain-containing protein, whose amino-acid sequence MFKLLLATRGLAVLLLGIFAGGVAFTVIAPSLMELPGPDYTRYWQALNVDYGRAMPILLMTSIVLVLITTILSYRRGNLIFVLSVLALLLIVLTVALTLTMMEPLNQLADTWDPDQLPADWEEVRQRWLALHTVRTVLAVGAFAALLAAHTVNRASAPLQVNADKIQIGSTGAR is encoded by the coding sequence ATGTTCAAGCTGTTGCTTGCGACCAGAGGATTGGCGGTGCTGCTCCTCGGCATCTTCGCCGGCGGTGTCGCTTTCACGGTGATCGCTCCATCCTTAATGGAGCTCCCCGGTCCCGACTACACGCGATACTGGCAGGCCCTCAACGTCGATTACGGCCGTGCCATGCCGATACTCCTCATGACAAGTATTGTTTTGGTTCTTATCACCACTATACTCTCGTACCGACGCGGTAACCTCATATTCGTTCTCAGCGTCCTTGCCCTTCTGCTAATCGTACTCACTGTCGCTCTTACTCTTACCATGATGGAGCCGCTTAACCAACTCGCCGATACCTGGGACCCCGATCAGCTGCCCGCGGATTGGGAAGAGGTGCGGCAACGCTGGCTTGCCCTGCATACCGTGCGCACGGTACTTGCCGTTGGGGCGTTTGCCGCGCTTCTGGCTGCTCACACCGTCAATCGGGCCAGCGCCCCGCTGCAAGTGAATGCGGACAAGATCCAGATAGGCTCGACCGGTGCCCGCTAG
- a CDS encoding pentapeptide repeat-containing protein — MSNNQESSGLFQGGSRLLLQADCEACFGLCCAALPFSASADFAIDKAAGQPCQNLQPDFRCGVHGSLRQLGFPGCTVYDCFGAGQQVSQVTFGGQDWRQAPETAKQMFEVFPVMRHLHELLWYLSEALSFPPARVMRDALRSALEETERLTHLAPDSLIELDVAEYRADVNALLVEASELVRAEALRSLKGSPNRRKTYGRGADLIGAKLKGADLRGANLRGAYLIAADLRGADLRAADLIGADFRDTDLRGANLTESIFLTQAQVNAAKGDMTTKLPPSLIHPAHWSSLE, encoded by the coding sequence ATGTCTAATAATCAAGAATCTTCTGGGCTTTTCCAGGGCGGCAGCCGGCTCCTTCTGCAAGCCGACTGCGAGGCATGCTTCGGCTTGTGCTGTGCTGCCCTGCCGTTCTCGGCTTCGGCAGACTTCGCAATTGACAAAGCTGCCGGGCAGCCCTGCCAAAACCTGCAGCCGGACTTCCGCTGCGGCGTTCACGGCAGTCTCAGGCAGCTGGGCTTCCCAGGATGCACTGTTTATGATTGCTTTGGCGCGGGGCAGCAGGTTTCCCAAGTGACCTTCGGCGGGCAGGACTGGCGGCAAGCCCCGGAAACCGCAAAACAAATGTTTGAAGTATTTCCGGTCATGAGGCACCTCCATGAACTCCTTTGGTATCTGAGTGAAGCGCTATCGTTTCCGCCAGCCCGTGTGATGCGGGATGCTCTCCGTTCTGCCCTGGAAGAAACGGAGCGCCTTACTCATCTTGCTCCCGATTCACTAATCGAACTGGATGTTGCCGAATATCGGGCAGATGTCAACGCTTTGCTCGTGGAGGCCAGTGAACTTGTCAGAGCCGAAGCACTTCGCTCCCTGAAGGGCTCCCCGAACCGTCGCAAGACGTACGGCCGAGGGGCTGACCTTATCGGTGCGAAGCTGAAGGGGGCCGATCTTAGAGGCGCCAATTTGAGAGGGGCTTACCTTATTGCAGCCGACCTCAGAGGTGCCGACCTGAGAGCGGCTGACCTTATTGGAGCTGATTTCCGGGATACTGATCTCAGAGGCGCTAACCTTACTGAAAGTATTTTTCTCACACAAGCTCAGGTGAACGCTGCCAAAGGGGATATGACTACAAAACTGCCCCCGTCACTTATTCACCCGGCGCACTGGTCCTCCCTCGAATAA
- a CDS encoding sensor histidine kinase has product MIKYRIFQKLIIMLAALLIPATLLFAYANHASENVVRESLERSASKQLEFTIQQMEQSLRQLETQTLLLVNDATIQRYASSLDFPEYLNHLLLRKTVEEKLILQSQAEPLIYRLTVYWPSIQEAISSTEGKIEFDGEELRTTPKNSWIVRKSEGRLTFHLLFTNPSIAAPDMNNIVSVVETTISSDYLQAVLQGLDASGNGKSFFYFPGAQPIASGAVDMQLFSTLSKENVFDGNVSAHPRLTVLDMEGVEYLVQSIPSPSLGGILVSYIKLDEFLNPLQQVNWLVNGSLFFLFIAGVAISYLFLRHFRLPFGYLVRKIESLGAGDYGSRATVKTNTEFDYLFERFNEMASRIQSLIENVYEEKVRTREAEFKHLQSQINPHFLYNCMFYIMSMANKSPNAVISMAKNLSRFYRYITRKAGMNTTLEDEIHLIESYLEVQSLRNKRLTYRIDMPSSMLELSVPTLLLQPIVENAVVHGLEKRRKAGRILIQGKESDDQYIIYIDDDGAGLSVEALQMLEERVRNNLQYSDEMGCGLSNVHHRLINRYGPDAGLSFSSNEWGGFRVTLRLSHKEQVNGNERLIGG; this is encoded by the coding sequence ATGATAAAATATAGAATATTTCAAAAGCTTATTATTATGCTGGCGGCATTGCTCATACCGGCGACTCTGTTATTCGCCTATGCCAACCATGCCAGCGAGAACGTCGTAAGAGAGTCTCTCGAGAGATCGGCCTCGAAGCAGCTGGAATTTACGATTCAGCAGATGGAACAGTCGCTCAGGCAGCTCGAAACGCAAACCCTTCTGCTTGTTAATGATGCCACAATACAGAGATATGCCAGTTCACTGGATTTTCCCGAATATTTGAATCATCTGCTGCTGAGGAAAACCGTAGAAGAGAAGCTGATCCTGCAAAGCCAGGCCGAACCGCTCATATACCGGTTAACGGTGTATTGGCCTTCCATACAAGAAGCCATATCTTCAACCGAGGGGAAAATCGAGTTTGATGGCGAGGAACTCAGGACGACGCCGAAGAATAGCTGGATTGTTCGCAAGAGCGAAGGCCGGCTCACCTTTCACTTGTTATTTACGAACCCATCGATCGCAGCCCCCGATATGAACAATATTGTTTCCGTTGTCGAGACGACTATTTCAAGCGATTATTTACAGGCGGTGCTGCAGGGTCTTGATGCGTCCGGTAACGGCAAATCTTTTTTTTATTTCCCCGGTGCACAGCCGATTGCAAGCGGCGCGGTAGATATGCAATTATTTTCGACGCTCTCCAAGGAGAACGTATTCGACGGCAACGTATCAGCCCATCCCAGGCTGACGGTTCTCGATATGGAAGGTGTAGAATATCTGGTTCAATCGATACCGAGCCCTTCACTCGGGGGGATATTGGTGAGTTACATTAAGCTGGATGAATTCCTCAATCCGCTCCAACAGGTGAATTGGCTTGTTAACGGAAGTCTGTTCTTTCTATTTATAGCAGGGGTGGCGATATCATATTTGTTTCTCCGTCATTTCCGTTTGCCCTTCGGATATCTGGTGCGGAAAATCGAAAGCTTGGGCGCCGGCGATTACGGAAGCCGAGCGACGGTCAAAACGAATACCGAATTTGATTATTTGTTCGAGCGTTTCAACGAGATGGCCTCCCGCATCCAATCCTTGATAGAGAATGTATACGAAGAGAAGGTCCGAACCCGGGAGGCGGAGTTTAAGCATTTGCAGTCGCAAATCAATCCGCATTTTCTGTACAACTGCATGTTTTACATCATGAGCATGGCGAATAAATCGCCGAACGCCGTCATTTCCATGGCCAAGAATTTGTCCCGATTCTATCGTTACATCACACGCAAGGCCGGAATGAACACGACACTGGAAGACGAAATTCATTTGATAGAAAGCTACCTTGAGGTCCAGTCTCTGCGCAATAAACGGTTGACTTACCGGATCGATATGCCTTCTTCCATGCTTGAGCTTTCCGTCCCGACCTTACTTCTGCAGCCGATTGTGGAGAATGCAGTCGTTCATGGTCTGGAGAAAAGACGGAAGGCCGGGCGGATTCTGATTCAGGGAAAAGAATCGGATGATCAATATATCATTTATATCGATGACGACGGCGCCGGCTTATCCGTAGAAGCGCTGCAGATGCTTGAGGAACGAGTTCGCAATAACCTTCAGTATTCCGATGAAATGGGCTGCGGGTTGTCGAATGTGCATCATCGGCTTATCAATCGTTATGGTCCGGATGCCGGCTTGTCCTTCTCAAGCAATGAGTGGGGAGGCTTCCGGGTGACTCTCAGACTATCGCATAAAGAGCAGGTGAATGGGAATGAACGTCTTATTGGTGGATGA
- a CDS encoding GTP cyclohydrolase II — protein sequence MNKNQVNNALADKTTILKQQQSPDIALVGPVRLPVQLDDQEIDFKWYSWLNLGSASMQMDDVLKFLPHAELASYQQSSVLVYGDFANRENALIRMHSICHTGDIFGSKRCDCGYQLRKSMRMIVDNGCGALFYLANHEGRGIGLFSKSLAYILQDEGCDTVEANLSLGFADDQRSYEEAIRVLQGLRQKPVSLITNNPRKLQSLREKGLLTDNHVSIWGDVSKHNTRYLATKVEKSGHIYNAMTESVKLG from the coding sequence ATGAATAAGAACCAGGTTAACAATGCTCTGGCTGATAAAACAACTATTCTAAAACAACAGCAAAGTCCTGATATAGCTCTTGTAGGCCCGGTGAGGCTTCCTGTTCAATTGGACGACCAGGAGATCGATTTCAAATGGTATTCCTGGCTGAATTTAGGCAGCGCTTCCATGCAGATGGATGATGTACTCAAATTTTTACCTCATGCAGAATTAGCTTCCTACCAACAATCCTCCGTGCTTGTATACGGTGATTTTGCCAATAGAGAGAATGCCTTAATCCGGATGCACAGCATTTGCCACACGGGAGATATATTTGGAAGTAAACGATGCGATTGCGGCTATCAATTACGGAAATCCATGCGAATGATTGTCGATAACGGCTGCGGGGCATTATTCTATTTGGCCAATCACGAGGGCCGTGGAATTGGACTTTTTTCCAAATCATTAGCTTATATCCTGCAGGATGAAGGATGCGATACTGTAGAGGCAAATCTTAGTCTTGGCTTCGCTGACGATCAAAGATCCTATGAAGAGGCGATACGCGTACTCCAAGGTTTGCGGCAAAAACCGGTAAGTTTAATAACGAACAATCCCAGGAAATTGCAGTCATTGCGGGAAAAAGGTCTCTTAACCGATAACCATGTATCCATTTGGGGGGATGTATCCAAGCACAACACTCGTTATTTGGCAACGAAGGTTGAAAAATCGGGTCATATTTATAACGCTATGACTGAAAGCGTCAAACTGGGATGA